A stretch of Paludisphaera borealis DNA encodes these proteins:
- a CDS encoding cytochrome-c peroxidase, which translates to MQPLKRLWTLTVPGLLLLSGAVVVERAINASPLVATVQDEPNKPADEDPASPPEFFWQRSDPSLIQDEPLTVVVPKGLPPLTPKVVVPAHNPLTKGKYELGRQLYFDPRLSGNGEVSCATCHNPDKGWSDGGKVSTGIHGQTGNRSAPTVFNTAYGKSMFWDGRSPSLEGQAQGPIVNPIEMGMPKHENVVRKIREIPGYNQQFEKVFGTKPTLDGIAKAIATFERVAALSGNSKFDKYNGGENDALSESEKRGMVLFGLRLNADDEFAPGVELQKAKCTLCHVGANFTDEQYHNLGIGWNEEKQKFDDPGRWAPEPIGQKSDASLGAFKTPTVRNAALTGPYMHDGSLKTLEDVVEHYNKGGTPNPSLDVDMKPLKLTPQESADVVAFMKALTGEVKTTAELLPTLPSDADGKVPDPRAALSTPKKKAVQAEPHAAR; encoded by the coding sequence ATGCAACCTTTGAAGAGACTGTGGACGCTGACGGTACCCGGCCTCCTGCTTTTAAGTGGGGCGGTCGTCGTGGAGCGCGCGATCAATGCGTCGCCGCTCGTCGCGACGGTCCAGGACGAGCCCAACAAGCCGGCCGATGAAGATCCCGCGAGCCCCCCCGAATTCTTCTGGCAGCGCTCGGACCCGAGCCTGATCCAGGACGAGCCGCTCACGGTGGTGGTCCCCAAGGGCTTGCCGCCGCTGACCCCTAAGGTCGTTGTGCCGGCTCACAATCCGCTCACCAAGGGCAAGTACGAGTTGGGCCGTCAGCTTTACTTCGACCCCCGGCTCTCGGGCAACGGCGAGGTGAGCTGCGCGACCTGCCACAACCCCGACAAGGGCTGGTCCGACGGCGGCAAGGTCTCGACCGGAATTCACGGCCAGACCGGCAACCGCAGCGCCCCAACGGTCTTCAACACCGCGTACGGCAAGAGCATGTTCTGGGACGGCCGGTCGCCCTCGCTCGAAGGTCAGGCCCAGGGGCCGATCGTCAACCCGATCGAAATGGGGATGCCGAAGCACGAGAACGTCGTGCGTAAAATCCGCGAGATTCCCGGCTACAACCAGCAGTTCGAGAAGGTCTTCGGCACGAAGCCGACGCTCGACGGCATCGCCAAGGCGATCGCCACCTTCGAGCGGGTCGCCGCCCTGTCGGGGAACTCGAAGTTCGACAAGTACAACGGCGGCGAGAACGACGCCCTCTCCGAGAGCGAGAAGCGCGGGATGGTGCTGTTCGGTCTCCGGCTCAACGCCGACGACGAGTTCGCCCCGGGCGTCGAACTTCAGAAGGCCAAGTGCACTCTCTGCCACGTCGGCGCGAACTTCACGGACGAGCAGTACCACAACCTGGGAATCGGCTGGAACGAAGAGAAGCAGAAATTCGACGATCCCGGCCGCTGGGCCCCGGAGCCGATTGGCCAGAAGTCGGACGCCTCGCTCGGTGCCTTCAAGACGCCGACGGTCCGCAACGCCGCCCTGACCGGGCCGTACATGCACGACGGCAGCCTGAAGACCCTCGAAGACGTTGTCGAGCACTACAACAAGGGGGGCACGCCCAACCCGTCGCTCGACGTCGATATGAAGCCGCTCAAGCTGACCCCTCAGGAATCGGCCGACGTCGTCGCCTTCATGAAGGCCCTGACCGGTGAGGTCAAGACCACTGCCGAACTGCTGCCGACCCTGCCGTCCGACGCAGACGGCAAGGTCCCCGATCCCCGCGCCGCGCTCTCGACGCCCAAGAAGAAGGCCGTCCAGGCCGAGCCGCACGCAGCTCGCTGA
- a CDS encoding NADH-quinone oxidoreductase subunit I, with product MIHADGCTGCEACLEVCPVDCIYKVPGEEHPTLQTFCDIDLDRCIGCKHCAQVCPWDAIDMVDTIDVAYHVAVKGGPPQYLDEQWDALVDQAQRNAEGLLAKKK from the coding sequence GTGATCCACGCGGACGGCTGCACGGGATGCGAGGCCTGTCTTGAGGTCTGCCCGGTCGACTGCATCTACAAGGTGCCGGGCGAAGAGCATCCCACGCTGCAAACATTCTGCGACATCGACCTGGACCGCTGCATCGGCTGCAAGCACTGCGCCCAGGTTTGCCCCTGGGACGCGATCGACATGGTGGACACGATCGACGTAGCGTACCACGTGGCGGTCAAGGGGGGCCCTCCCCAGTATCTGGACGAGCAGTGGGATGCGCTCGTCGACCAGGCGCAGCGGAACGCCGAGGGACTGCTGGCCAAGAAGAAGTAA
- a CDS encoding thioesterase family protein, producing the protein MKHAPRLGLTGEMVIEVTEENCINFADGGMPHVLATPWLVAYLEFVARDALATCLEENERSVGAVVEIEHLAPSPIGGKVTCRARVIHVDGPTITFQIEAYDEVEPVAKGLHKRRVVDVHRFARRVAKKQKPAGS; encoded by the coding sequence GTGAAACACGCACCCAGACTGGGCCTTACGGGCGAGATGGTCATTGAGGTGACGGAGGAAAACTGCATCAATTTCGCCGACGGCGGAATGCCTCACGTTCTGGCGACCCCGTGGCTGGTGGCGTATCTCGAATTCGTGGCGCGCGACGCGCTGGCGACCTGCCTGGAAGAGAACGAGCGGAGCGTCGGCGCGGTCGTTGAGATCGAGCATCTCGCGCCCAGCCCGATCGGCGGCAAGGTGACATGCCGCGCCCGGGTGATCCACGTCGACGGCCCGACGATCACGTTCCAGATCGAGGCCTACGACGAGGTCGAGCCGGTCGCCAAGGGACTCCACAAACGCCGGGTGGTCGACGTCCACCGCTTCGCCCGGCGGGTCGCCAAGAAGCAGAAGCCCGCCGGCTCGTGA
- a CDS encoding DUF1553 domain-containing protein, with the protein MDWSRRASRGGAAPGWRSRSVLGAWCVGLLAAFICTSLARAEQPSIDFSRDVLPILSNNCLLCHGPDANARKADLRLDLKESALRKNEPIIEPGKSAASEFISRLTSDDPDERMPPAKSGKKLTQQQVETLTKWVDQGANWGKHWAFETPKRPEPPTVRRPELVRNTIDRFIVARLEHEGLEPAKEAERATLIRRLALDLTGLPPTPAEVDAFRADRSPDAYEKVVDRLLASPQYGERMAMDWLDGARYADTNGYQNDFARTMWPWRDWAVAAFNSNQPFDAFTIDQIAGDLLPSPTLPQKIATGFNRNNRTVTEAGSIEEEWRIENAIDRVETTATVFLGLTMGCARCHDHKYDPLSQKEFYEFVGFFNNVNEKGVYTETRGNVPPLIAVPSTHDQERVKELEAAIAAAESAHKGAEAKVDANRKAWEEQQHGKPLPGDSVDWSLRSALNGDLAIQGSTGETANATYRGKGAPRWTDGPGSRALALDGQADSYVETKPGVSLDRVDPFTIGVWVRPLGDGACLSKMDDAGGHRGYDLLIQDAKVQVHMVHAWPADALKVTTKETLPRDVWSHVVVSHDGSGKAAGLKIYLDGRPATLEVQADQLKGTLVNQEPLRIGTRATGLALKGELADLRIYRRNLSADDVRVLFDRPILEIAQAAEANRTRAQKDVIARYFRGHVDRELPPLVEKLAQARKAKADYDQQIPTVMIMEDAPTPRPNHLLKRGQYDQPDTTTKLGSGVPECLGPLPSSQPTNRLGLARWMASAENPLTSRVAVNRIWQHHFGNGLVKTAENFGLQSEAPSHPELLDWLATEFVRTGWDVKGMHRLIVTSATYRQVSKTPSELVQRDPENRLLARGPRFRLPAEVVRDNVLAVAGLLSTQFGGPSVKPYQPAGLWEELAGGAGEAPYVQDKGANLYRRSVYIYRKRTVPHPLMATFDAPSREICQVKRARTNTPLQALELLNDVTYVEASRSLAELMITLGGSTPDDRIAFAFRRAVSREPSETEQRVLSRGLEGYLARFRADREAAAKYIQEGDRPAAAAIDPAELAAYTATASVILNLDETITLE; encoded by the coding sequence ATGGATTGGTCGCGACGAGCGAGCCGGGGCGGTGCCGCGCCGGGGTGGAGAAGTCGATCGGTCCTGGGAGCGTGGTGCGTCGGCCTGCTGGCCGCGTTCATCTGCACCTCGTTGGCGCGCGCCGAGCAGCCTTCGATCGACTTCAGCCGCGACGTGCTGCCGATCCTTTCCAACAATTGTCTGCTCTGCCACGGTCCGGACGCCAATGCGCGGAAGGCCGACCTGCGGCTCGATCTCAAGGAGAGCGCGCTGCGGAAGAACGAGCCGATCATCGAGCCCGGCAAGAGCGCCGCCAGCGAGTTCATCAGCCGGCTCACGTCCGACGACCCGGACGAGCGGATGCCCCCCGCGAAATCGGGCAAGAAGCTGACGCAGCAGCAGGTGGAGACACTCACCAAGTGGGTCGACCAGGGGGCGAACTGGGGCAAGCACTGGGCGTTCGAGACGCCCAAGCGCCCCGAGCCCCCCACCGTCCGTCGTCCCGAGCTGGTCCGCAACACGATCGACCGTTTCATCGTCGCCCGGCTCGAACACGAGGGGCTGGAGCCCGCCAAAGAAGCCGAACGCGCCACCCTGATCCGCCGCCTTGCGCTCGACCTGACCGGGCTGCCGCCGACCCCCGCCGAGGTCGATGCGTTCCGGGCCGACCGTTCGCCCGACGCCTACGAGAAGGTCGTCGACCGCCTGCTGGCCTCGCCGCAGTACGGCGAGCGGATGGCGATGGACTGGCTCGACGGCGCCCGTTACGCCGACACGAACGGGTATCAAAACGACTTCGCCCGCACCATGTGGCCCTGGCGCGACTGGGCCGTCGCGGCGTTCAACAGCAACCAGCCGTTCGACGCCTTCACCATCGATCAGATCGCCGGCGATCTGCTCCCGTCGCCCACCTTGCCTCAGAAGATCGCCACCGGCTTCAACCGCAACAATCGCACCGTCACCGAGGCCGGCTCGATCGAGGAGGAATGGCGGATCGAGAACGCCATCGACCGCGTCGAGACCACGGCGACCGTCTTCCTCGGCCTGACGATGGGCTGCGCCCGATGCCACGATCACAAGTACGATCCGCTCTCGCAGAAGGAGTTCTACGAGTTCGTCGGCTTCTTCAACAACGTCAACGAGAAGGGCGTCTATACGGAAACCAGAGGCAACGTCCCGCCGCTGATCGCCGTCCCTTCCACTCACGACCAGGAGCGGGTCAAGGAACTGGAAGCGGCGATCGCCGCGGCCGAATCGGCCCACAAGGGGGCGGAGGCGAAGGTCGACGCCAACCGCAAGGCGTGGGAAGAACAGCAACACGGCAAGCCGCTCCCCGGCGATTCGGTCGACTGGTCGCTTCGGTCAGCGCTGAACGGCGACCTGGCGATCCAGGGATCGACGGGTGAGACGGCGAACGCCACATATCGCGGCAAGGGCGCGCCCAGGTGGACCGACGGCCCGGGTTCCCGCGCTTTGGCACTCGACGGCCAGGCCGACTCGTACGTGGAAACGAAGCCGGGCGTCAGCCTCGACCGCGTCGACCCGTTCACGATCGGCGTCTGGGTCCGGCCGCTCGGCGACGGTGCCTGCCTCAGCAAGATGGACGACGCCGGAGGCCACCGCGGCTACGACCTCTTGATCCAGGACGCCAAGGTGCAGGTCCACATGGTCCACGCGTGGCCCGCCGACGCCCTGAAGGTCACCACCAAGGAGACCCTGCCCCGCGACGTCTGGTCGCACGTCGTCGTCAGCCACGACGGCTCGGGCAAGGCCGCCGGCCTCAAGATCTACCTCGACGGCCGCCCCGCGACCCTGGAAGTCCAGGCCGATCAGCTCAAGGGAACGCTCGTCAACCAGGAGCCGCTCCGCATCGGCACGAGGGCGACGGGTCTCGCGCTGAAGGGCGAGCTGGCCGATCTGCGGATCTATCGCCGCAACCTGTCGGCCGACGATGTTCGCGTTCTCTTCGATCGGCCGATTCTCGAAATCGCCCAGGCCGCCGAGGCGAATCGAACGCGAGCACAGAAGGACGTGATCGCACGGTACTTCCGGGGCCACGTCGATCGCGAGTTGCCGCCGCTCGTCGAGAAGCTGGCGCAGGCTCGCAAGGCGAAGGCCGACTACGATCAGCAGATCCCGACCGTGATGATCATGGAAGACGCGCCGACGCCGAGGCCGAACCACCTCCTCAAGCGCGGTCAGTACGACCAGCCCGACACGACGACTAAACTGGGATCGGGCGTCCCCGAGTGCCTGGGCCCCCTGCCCTCGTCTCAGCCGACCAACCGTCTGGGCCTGGCGCGCTGGATGGCCTCGGCCGAAAACCCACTGACTTCGCGCGTGGCCGTCAATCGGATCTGGCAGCACCACTTCGGCAACGGACTGGTGAAGACGGCCGAGAACTTCGGGCTCCAAAGCGAGGCCCCGTCGCACCCCGAGCTGCTCGACTGGCTGGCGACCGAGTTCGTGCGGACCGGCTGGGACGTGAAGGGGATGCACCGCCTGATCGTCACCAGCGCGACCTACCGGCAGGTCTCGAAGACGCCCTCCGAGCTCGTTCAGCGCGATCCGGAGAACCGGCTCCTGGCGCGCGGGCCGAGATTCCGGCTTCCGGCCGAGGTCGTCCGCGACAACGTGCTGGCGGTCGCCGGCCTGCTGTCGACCCAGTTCGGCGGTCCCTCGGTCAAGCCCTACCAGCCGGCGGGCCTCTGGGAAGAACTGGCCGGCGGGGCCGGCGAAGCCCCTTACGTCCAGGACAAGGGAGCGAACCTCTACCGCCGCAGCGTCTACATTTACCGAAAGCGGACGGTCCCCCATCCCCTGATGGCCACCTTCGACGCTCCCAGCCGCGAGATCTGCCAGGTGAAGCGGGCGCGGACGAACACCCCCTTGCAGGCGCTCGAACTCCTCAATGACGTCACCTACGTCGAGGCCTCCCGCAGCCTCGCCGAGCTGATGATCACCCTCGGCGGCTCGACGCCCGACGATCGGATCGCCTTCGCGTTCCGCCGGGCCGTCTCGCGCGAGCCCAGCGAGACCGAGCAGCGCGTCCTCAGCCGAGGGCTCGAAGGCTATCTCGCCAGGTTCCGGGCCGATCGCGAGGCAGCGGCCAAATACATTCAGGAAGGCGACCGGCCGGCGGCCGCCGCGATCGACCCGGCCGAGCTCGCCGCCTACACGGCGACCGCCAGCGTCATCCTCAACCTGGACGAAACGATCACGCTCGAGTGA
- a CDS encoding DUF1501 domain-containing protein — translation MGLGSMALGSLLGLDAAGADAAKPGLPNPGAGAGALPGLPHFPAKAKRVIYLFQSGAPSQLDLFDHKPAIREKRGVELPESIRKGQRITTMTSGQKNLPVAPSIFNFAQHGESGAWLSELLPHTAKIVDDICIIRSVQTEAINHDPAVTFVQTGSQLAGRPSMGSWVAYGLGSLNDDLPSFVVLLSRGRTDQPLYDRLWGSGFLPSKYQGVKLRSGKDPVLYLANPSGCSTQLRRQMLDDLGELNTFHHDRTGDPEVLTRIAQYELAYRMQSSVPELTDLASEPKSIVDLYGPDVQKPGSYAANCLLARRLAERGVRFIQLYHMGWDQHTNLPEQIRSQCRDTDQASAALLMDLKQRGLLDDTLVVWGGEFGRTIYSQGTLTATDYGRDHHPRCFTIWMAGGGIKPGMTYGETDDFSYNITKDPVEIYDLNATMLHLLGVDHTRLTYRFQGRDFRLTDVHGKVIKPILA, via the coding sequence ATGGGCCTCGGGTCGATGGCCCTCGGCTCGCTGCTGGGCCTCGACGCCGCCGGGGCCGACGCCGCGAAACCCGGCTTGCCGAACCCCGGCGCCGGGGCCGGCGCGTTGCCCGGGCTCCCCCATTTCCCCGCCAAAGCCAAGCGGGTGATTTACCTGTTCCAGTCGGGCGCGCCGTCGCAGCTCGACCTGTTCGACCACAAGCCGGCGATCCGCGAGAAGCGCGGCGTCGAGCTGCCCGAGTCGATCCGGAAAGGGCAGCGGATCACGACCATGACGTCCGGCCAGAAGAACCTGCCGGTCGCGCCGTCTATTTTTAATTTCGCCCAGCACGGCGAGAGCGGCGCCTGGCTCAGCGAGCTGTTGCCCCACACGGCCAAGATCGTCGATGACATCTGCATCATCCGATCGGTCCAGACCGAAGCCATCAACCACGACCCGGCCGTCACGTTTGTCCAGACCGGGTCGCAGCTCGCCGGCCGGCCCAGCATGGGCTCGTGGGTCGCTTACGGCCTCGGGAGCCTGAACGACGACCTGCCGTCGTTCGTCGTCCTGCTCTCTCGCGGGAGGACCGACCAGCCGCTTTATGATCGGCTCTGGGGCAGCGGGTTCCTTCCCAGTAAGTACCAGGGCGTCAAGCTCCGGAGCGGCAAAGACCCGGTGCTCTACCTCGCCAACCCCTCGGGCTGCTCGACCCAGCTTCGCCGCCAGATGCTCGACGACCTCGGCGAGCTGAACACCTTCCACCACGACCGGACCGGCGATCCCGAGGTCCTCACCCGGATCGCACAGTACGAGCTGGCCTACCGGATGCAGTCGTCGGTCCCCGAGCTGACCGACCTGGCCAGCGAGCCGAAGTCGATCGTCGACCTGTACGGGCCCGACGTCCAGAAGCCGGGCAGCTACGCCGCCAACTGCCTGCTGGCCCGCCGACTCGCCGAGCGCGGGGTGCGGTTCATCCAGCTGTACCACATGGGATGGGACCAGCACACCAACCTGCCCGAGCAGATCCGCTCGCAGTGCCGCGACACCGACCAGGCCTCCGCCGCCTTGCTCATGGACCTGAAACAGCGTGGGTTGCTCGACGACACGCTCGTCGTCTGGGGCGGCGAGTTCGGCCGCACGATCTACTCGCAGGGGACGCTCACGGCGACCGACTACGGCCGCGACCATCACCCGCGCTGCTTCACCATCTGGATGGCCGGCGGCGGGATCAAGCCGGGCATGACCTACGGCGAGACCGACGACTTCTCGTACAACATCACCAAGGACCCGGTCGAGATCTACGACCTCAACGCCACGATGCTCCACCTGCTGGGCGTCGACCACACGCGACTGACCTACCGGTTCCAGGGCCGTGACTTCCGCCTCACCGACGTCCACGGCAAGGTGATCAAGCCGATCCTCGCCTGA
- a CDS encoding dihydrolipoyl dehydrogenase family protein yields the protein MYDLVVMGEGAGGLRAATAAAGVGAKVALIEKRRPDGTPASGAVASKALVQAARQFRRVREAGSFGIEMGTPSVDFAKVMSRVREVAGAISARDAERISRAPNIDLFQGTAAFDSYDTVVVDGGKHVVGRRFVIATGSRPSIPNVKGLKEVGCLDAQSLWNLAKVPKSLVVIGAGPVGLELAQVFARFGARVTVLADSSQVLPGEEAEAAELVERALAAEGVTIKTGVTLVSVERRGDQKACIYKNAAGGPKAEALGAEILAASGRLANVEGLNLDAVGVHADPQHGVVVDDFLQTDALRIFAVGDVLLRHNYAHSAEREAEVVFENAILRRRRKIRYDTLPRATFIDPEVAAVGLTATQAAAEGRPHRLIRVEYADNDRAWIDGRTVGFAKVVVTPSGKVLGATIVGEEASLVIQELALAIGSGISLARVAEAVPIYPTYAGIVKRAADQFRASRFERGFLRSAIRLFYGFEPRSAKDDDVPAAPASEPAGAAAVGHSHDQGH from the coding sequence ATGTATGACCTTGTCGTGATGGGTGAAGGCGCAGGAGGGCTGCGCGCGGCCACGGCCGCCGCCGGAGTCGGCGCCAAGGTGGCCTTGATCGAGAAGCGGCGGCCGGATGGGACGCCGGCTTCCGGGGCCGTCGCGAGCAAGGCCCTTGTGCAAGCGGCTCGCCAGTTCCGTCGGGTCCGCGAGGCCGGATCGTTCGGAATCGAAATGGGGACGCCGTCAGTCGATTTCGCCAAAGTCATGAGCCGGGTCCGCGAAGTCGCCGGGGCGATCTCCGCGCGCGACGCGGAGCGGATTTCGCGCGCGCCGAACATCGACCTGTTCCAGGGAACAGCCGCGTTCGACTCCTACGACACGGTGGTCGTCGACGGCGGCAAGCACGTCGTTGGGCGTCGGTTCGTGATCGCCACCGGCTCACGGCCGTCGATCCCGAACGTCAAGGGCTTGAAGGAGGTCGGCTGCCTCGACGCGCAGAGCCTCTGGAACCTCGCCAAGGTTCCCAAGAGCCTCGTCGTGATCGGCGCGGGGCCGGTCGGGCTTGAACTGGCCCAGGTCTTCGCTCGGTTCGGCGCCAGGGTCACGGTGCTGGCCGACTCCTCGCAGGTCTTGCCTGGCGAGGAAGCCGAAGCCGCCGAGCTGGTCGAGCGCGCGCTCGCCGCCGAGGGGGTGACGATCAAGACCGGGGTGACGCTCGTGAGCGTCGAGCGCCGGGGCGATCAGAAGGCCTGCATCTACAAGAACGCGGCGGGCGGACCGAAGGCCGAGGCGCTCGGCGCCGAGATCTTGGCGGCCTCGGGACGGTTGGCGAACGTCGAAGGCCTGAATCTGGACGCGGTCGGCGTCCACGCCGATCCTCAGCACGGGGTCGTCGTCGACGACTTTCTCCAGACCGACGCCCTCCGGATCTTCGCCGTCGGCGACGTGCTGCTCCGGCACAATTACGCTCACTCGGCCGAGCGCGAGGCCGAGGTGGTGTTCGAGAACGCGATCCTCCGCCGTCGTCGGAAGATCAGGTACGACACGCTGCCGAGGGCCACGTTCATCGACCCCGAGGTCGCCGCCGTTGGTCTCACCGCGACCCAGGCCGCCGCCGAAGGACGGCCGCACCGCTTGATCCGGGTCGAGTACGCCGATAACGATCGGGCGTGGATCGACGGCCGGACCGTGGGCTTCGCGAAGGTCGTGGTCACGCCGTCGGGCAAGGTGCTGGGGGCCACGATCGTCGGCGAGGAGGCGAGCCTCGTCATCCAGGAACTCGCGCTGGCGATCGGCTCGGGAATCAGCCTCGCGCGAGTCGCCGAGGCCGTCCCGATCTACCCGACTTACGCCGGCATCGTCAAGCGGGCCGCCGACCAGTTCCGGGCCTCGCGGTTCGAACGCGGATTCTTGCGGTCGGCGATCCGACTGTTCTACGGGTTCGAGCCACGATCCGCGAAGGATGACGATGTTCCGGCCGCGCCCGCGAGCGAACCGGCCGGAGCCGCGGCCGTGGGACACAGCCACGACCAAGGCCATTGA
- a CDS encoding DUF1570 domain-containing protein: protein MEPMVTTCGGCGTAIRVRSPEIAKRRACPRCRTILETLPPIPAQPSPTARATSPRLACLLTVLALLVVWFGETLITANSSAMERTASAALLIPPSRLYRGPAGDLETPPSNDCSLRRNALTRLIQPLSRGLQVGNRLLPDGRSRIGAARSLAMLIATGPWNLADDVEAARFFVERIGFSPIRVNAEADPHAPRDRAGAVPVLTPPDFGAPSPEALSAACSSKGVPRFSIRGDDGRPVVARLHGHRDGKTVVVLPDGRLGIPSMVVPSVEPFSPISGDEMERRAQTGPFATFQVHRTPHYVILYQSSRPFATNTGKLLEDLYKRLIEAFHKHDVPVHEAEFPLVAVIFRHESDFRAHRPVDADVRAYFEIFSNRIFLFETSEREGVEPEISALLTTQTVAHEGTHQILQNIGVQPRLSAWPLWLVEGLAEYCAAPLSSRKGAPTWDGLGQINSLHMATLRELDDPLSLSMKGPDDRLRSRLRKPGQPMVEAMLRKSDMTPTDYALAWAVTHYLAMKRGPEFTRFLSVMGQTSPLEPKTPDDHVRQFREAFGEDLAKMDKTIDAYLRKLSRQKGYDPMPYYAVMFEQPLPIGIVRHAAMVSQSPQVIQQWVQELSSPGAGMVSWQAIPHPTRDRANQEIQEWMSGY, encoded by the coding sequence ATGGAACCGATGGTGACAACCTGCGGCGGTTGCGGTACGGCCATCCGCGTCCGCTCTCCCGAGATCGCCAAGCGACGGGCCTGCCCGCGCTGCCGGACGATCCTCGAAACGCTGCCCCCCATCCCCGCTCAGCCTTCGCCGACGGCTCGCGCGACCTCGCCACGGCTGGCTTGCTTGCTCACGGTGCTGGCGCTTCTCGTCGTCTGGTTCGGCGAAACCCTGATCACCGCGAATTCCTCGGCGATGGAGCGAACAGCCAGCGCCGCTCTGCTGATTCCTCCCAGCCGACTGTATCGCGGCCCGGCCGGGGATCTTGAAACCCCACCGTCAAACGACTGTTCCTTGAGGCGAAACGCTCTGACCAGGTTGATCCAGCCGCTCTCGCGAGGCTTGCAGGTCGGCAATCGTCTGTTGCCGGACGGTCGATCGAGGATCGGTGCCGCGCGCTCTCTGGCGATGCTGATCGCGACCGGCCCCTGGAACCTGGCGGACGACGTCGAGGCCGCGCGGTTCTTTGTGGAACGGATTGGTTTCAGCCCGATTCGAGTCAACGCCGAGGCCGACCCCCACGCCCCTCGCGATCGCGCCGGGGCCGTCCCCGTGCTCACGCCTCCGGATTTCGGAGCGCCCTCGCCCGAAGCGCTTTCGGCCGCCTGCTCGTCCAAGGGCGTGCCTCGGTTCTCGATCCGCGGCGACGACGGTCGGCCCGTCGTGGCGCGGCTGCACGGCCACCGCGACGGCAAGACGGTCGTCGTCCTGCCCGACGGCCGGCTCGGGATTCCGTCAATGGTCGTCCCCTCGGTGGAGCCCTTCTCCCCCATCTCGGGCGACGAGATGGAGCGCCGCGCCCAGACCGGCCCGTTCGCAACGTTCCAGGTCCATCGGACGCCTCATTACGTCATCCTCTACCAGTCGTCGAGGCCGTTCGCCACGAACACCGGCAAGCTGCTCGAAGACTTGTACAAACGGCTGATCGAAGCGTTCCACAAGCATGACGTGCCCGTCCACGAGGCCGAGTTCCCCCTGGTGGCCGTGATCTTCCGCCACGAGAGCGACTTCCGCGCCCACCGCCCCGTCGACGCCGACGTCCGGGCGTACTTCGAGATCTTCTCCAACCGCATCTTCCTCTTCGAAACCTCGGAGCGGGAGGGCGTCGAGCCCGAGATCAGCGCCCTGCTCACGACCCAAACGGTGGCTCATGAAGGAACGCATCAAATCCTTCAAAACATCGGCGTCCAGCCCCGCCTCAGCGCCTGGCCGCTCTGGCTGGTGGAGGGCCTGGCCGAATACTGCGCCGCGCCCTTGAGCTCGCGAAAAGGCGCTCCAACCTGGGACGGCCTCGGCCAGATCAACAGCCTGCACATGGCGACCCTCCGCGAACTGGACGATCCTCTCTCCCTTTCGATGAAAGGACCGGACGACCGGCTCCGGTCGCGTCTTCGAAAGCCGGGCCAACCGATGGTCGAAGCGATGCTGCGGAAGTCCGATATGACGCCCACCGACTACGCTTTGGCCTGGGCCGTCACCCACTACCTGGCGATGAAGCGCGGGCCCGAGTTCACGCGGTTCTTGAGCGTCATGGGCCAGACCTCTCCGCTCGAACCGAAGACGCCCGACGACCACGTCCGCCAGTTCCGCGAGGCGTTCGGCGAAGACCTTGCGAAGATGGATAAGACCATTGACGCCTACCTTCGCAAACTGTCGCGGCAAAAGGGCTACGATCCGATGCCCTATTACGCCGTGATGTTCGAACAACCGCTGCCGATCGGGATCGTCCGCCACGCCGCGATGGTGAGCCAGTCGCCCCAGGTGATTCAGCAATGGGTCCAAGAACTCTCCAGCCCCGGCGCGGGAATGGTCTCGTGGCAAGCCATCCCCCACCCCACTCGCGACCGCGCGAATCAGGAGATCCAGGAGTGGATGAGCGGCTACTGA